One genomic window of Tenacibaculum tangerinum includes the following:
- the vgrG gene encoding type VI secretion system tip protein VgrG: MNSTGTIQTSKSADLVTFKILIEGQELSKKYGVKNITVSKEVNRIPMAQIVLIDGDASERDFELSNEELLIPGKEIEITAGYHSDEETIFKGIVIKHNLRIRANSAQLIVECKDEAVKMTVGRKSTYFYESTDSDIFEEIIGNYDLSKEVEATNYSHAELVQYNASDWDFIVSRAQANGKLCFVDDGTITIAKPDVSQSEIETVTFGGSLLDFDAEIDARHQVKKVAAYSWNHADQEVIEIEGKDPNVSLNGNLSVSDLNKTIGLESMELRHGGVVTDTELQDWADAKWLFQQLAKVRGRVKFQGIPSVKPNTILKLEGVGDRFNGNIYVTGVQHVISEGNWVANAQFGLSTEWFSETFEISAKPASGLLPAIQGLQVGIVSQLEEDPDGEDRILVQIPIINNEEEGIWCRVASPDAGENRGIFFRPEIGDEVIVGFINQDPNDAIVLGMLHSSAKPSPITATDDNHEKGIITRSEMKVLFDDDKKIITIETPAGKVISLDEDAGAITIEDDNSNVITINSDGISMESAGDISLKASGDVTIEGTNVSIAANAEFKAEGSAGAEVSTSAIAVLKGSLVQIN; this comes from the coding sequence ATGAATAGTACAGGAACCATACAAACCTCAAAAAGTGCCGATTTAGTCACCTTTAAAATCTTAATCGAAGGTCAAGAGCTCTCTAAAAAATACGGAGTAAAAAACATCACCGTTTCCAAAGAAGTGAACCGAATACCTATGGCTCAAATAGTACTCATCGATGGAGATGCTTCTGAAAGAGATTTTGAGTTAAGCAACGAAGAGTTGTTAATTCCTGGGAAAGAAATTGAGATAACGGCAGGCTACCATTCTGATGAAGAAACTATTTTTAAAGGAATCGTGATCAAGCACAACCTAAGAATTAGAGCCAATTCAGCACAGCTAATCGTTGAGTGCAAAGACGAAGCGGTTAAAATGACGGTAGGTAGAAAAAGTACCTATTTCTATGAAAGCACCGATAGCGACATTTTTGAAGAAATCATAGGAAACTATGACCTGTCAAAAGAAGTAGAAGCGACTAATTACAGTCATGCCGAATTGGTACAATACAATGCATCAGATTGGGATTTTATAGTTTCAAGAGCACAAGCCAATGGAAAATTGTGTTTTGTAGATGACGGTACCATAACCATAGCCAAACCCGATGTGAGCCAGTCAGAAATAGAAACGGTAACCTTTGGGGGTTCTCTGTTAGATTTTGATGCCGAAATCGACGCCCGCCATCAAGTAAAAAAAGTAGCAGCGTACAGTTGGAATCATGCCGACCAAGAAGTGATTGAAATTGAGGGCAAAGATCCCAATGTAAGTTTAAACGGAAATCTATCGGTTTCAGACTTAAACAAAACCATAGGCTTAGAAAGTATGGAGTTACGACACGGAGGTGTGGTTACAGATACAGAACTACAAGATTGGGCAGATGCCAAATGGCTATTTCAACAATTAGCAAAAGTAAGAGGGCGTGTAAAATTTCAAGGAATTCCGTCAGTAAAACCAAACACCATATTAAAATTAGAAGGAGTAGGAGACCGATTCAACGGAAATATATATGTAACAGGAGTTCAGCATGTGATTTCAGAAGGAAATTGGGTTGCCAATGCGCAGTTTGGCTTGTCAACAGAGTGGTTTTCTGAAACCTTTGAAATCTCAGCCAAACCAGCTTCAGGGTTGTTACCAGCAATTCAAGGCTTGCAAGTAGGAATTGTTTCTCAGTTAGAAGAAGATCCCGACGGAGAAGATAGAATTCTCGTACAAATTCCCATCATAAATAACGAAGAAGAAGGCATTTGGTGTAGAGTAGCCTCACCCGATGCAGGAGAAAATAGAGGCATTTTCTTCCGTCCAGAAATAGGAGATGAAGTAATTGTTGGATTTATCAACCAAGACCCTAACGATGCCATTGTGTTGGGTATGTTGCACAGTAGTGCGAAACCCTCACCAATTACAGCAACAGATGATAATCACGAAAAAGGAATCATTACCAGAAGCGAAATGAAAGTATTGTTTGATGATGATAAGAAAATAATCACCATTGAAACACCCGCAGGGAAAGTGATTTCACTTGATGAAGATGCAGGAGCGATAACCATTGAAGACGACAACTCGAATGTAATTACCATAAACAGTGACGGAATATCCATGGAAAGCGCTGGAGATATTTCTTTAAAAGCATCAGGAGATGTAACGATTGAAGGAACTAATGTGAGTATTGCTGCCAATGCAGAATTCAAAGCAGAAGGAAGCGCCGGAGCAGAAGTATCTACAAGTGCCATAGCTGTTTTAAAAGGCTCTTTAGTACAAATAAATTAG
- a CDS encoding CIS tube protein has protein sequence MSQGELKKLVIKAYKDEKFKDEVADGEFTTLVNPEKYMVAYKPEYTEEQGQGTSGWQPKFAKIAPQEIDLDLLFDSSGVIDGEADYDDGIIDKIEAFKRIVFEYDGDKHKPNYLMVKWGALLFKGTLVDLSIEYRLFASDGTPIRANAKLKLKGTIDDDLRVARENNQSPDLTHYRKVKSGDTLPLMCHHIYGDSKYYLEVARVNRIMQFRKLRAGQEIFFPPLQKFA, from the coding sequence ATGAGTCAAGGAGAATTAAAAAAATTAGTCATAAAAGCTTACAAAGACGAAAAGTTTAAAGACGAAGTAGCCGACGGTGAGTTTACTACACTTGTGAATCCCGAGAAATATATGGTTGCTTACAAACCAGAGTATACTGAAGAACAGGGGCAAGGTACAAGTGGTTGGCAACCCAAGTTTGCTAAAATAGCACCGCAGGAGATAGATTTAGACTTATTGTTCGACAGCTCTGGAGTTATTGATGGGGAAGCAGATTATGATGATGGAATTATCGATAAAATTGAAGCTTTTAAACGAATTGTATTTGAATACGATGGAGATAAGCACAAACCCAATTACTTAATGGTAAAGTGGGGGGCATTACTCTTTAAAGGAACGTTGGTTGATTTATCTATAGAGTACCGCTTATTTGCTTCTGATGGTACACCTATTAGAGCGAATGCAAAATTGAAACTCAAAGGTACCATTGACGATGATTTACGGGTAGCAAGAGAAAACAACCAATCGCCCGATTTAACACACTACCGTAAGGTAAAATCAGGAGATACCTTACCACTTATGTGTCATCATATTTACGGAGATTCTAAATATTACTTAGAAGTAGCCCGTGTTAATAGAATAATGCAGTTTAGAAAATTACGAGCAGGACAAGAAATCTTTTTTCCACCCTTACAAAAGTTCGCATAA
- a CDS encoding phage tail protein, translated as MAELYPLPKFSFEVTFGDTKFNCTEVSGLSFDNKVIEYRGGADKEYHKSKQPGMSEYGNITMKTGTFVDKSKQFYKQWAKTVYFQEGGEQFRGDLTIKLLDETGQPAVVWEATNAYITKVQPTDLKADGNEIAIETAEWVIEKLKMSS; from the coding sequence ATGGCAGAATTATATCCACTTCCAAAGTTTTCCTTCGAGGTAACCTTTGGTGATACAAAATTTAATTGTACAGAAGTATCAGGGTTAAGTTTCGATAATAAAGTAATAGAATATCGTGGAGGAGCAGATAAAGAATACCACAAATCAAAACAACCTGGAATGTCTGAGTATGGCAACATTACTATGAAGACAGGAACCTTTGTAGACAAAAGTAAACAATTTTATAAACAATGGGCGAAAACGGTATACTTCCAAGAAGGAGGTGAACAGTTTAGAGGAGATTTAACCATCAAATTATTAGACGAGACTGGACAGCCAGCAGTAGTATGGGAAGCTACAAATGCTTATATCACTAAAGTACAGCCTACAGACTTAAAAGCTGATGGTAATGAAATTGCCATTGAAACCGCAGAGTGGGTTATTGAGAAGCTAAAAATGTCATCGTAA
- a CDS encoding PAAR domain-containing protein: protein MGNPAARITDMHVCPMVTGTVPHVGGPILPAGEPTVLIGGLPAARVGDMATCTGPPDSIVAGSGSVLIGGAPAARMGDSTAHGGTIVLGEPTVLIG from the coding sequence ATGGGAAATCCAGCCGCAAGAATAACAGATATGCACGTATGCCCCATGGTAACAGGCACCGTTCCACATGTTGGAGGACCAATCTTACCGGCAGGAGAACCCACCGTGTTAATAGGAGGGTTACCAGCAGCCAGAGTAGGTGATATGGCAACTTGTACAGGACCACCAGATAGCATTGTAGCAGGTTCAGGAAGTGTGTTAATAGGAGGAGCGCCAGCCGCAAGAATGGGAGATAGTACAGCGCATGGAGGAACCATCGTACTAGGAGAACCTACAGTTTTAATAGGATAA
- a CDS encoding DUF4255 domain-containing protein: protein MIFEILQIITEELNGYLDENTVELSNIAMADGDGNSPGNNPDISLTLINTQEEFALKNTSNNSVEGTSVSYRNPKVYLNLYVLFSVDKSTYSESLKSLTKILAFFQGKKVFTHQNTNFEGIEELSDLKTFKFITQLYTPSFEELNYIWGTLGGKQYPSVLYKITLLEIERDVITKEGTVVSGIEQQSLIKN, encoded by the coding sequence ATGATTTTTGAGATATTACAAATCATTACAGAGGAACTAAATGGATATTTAGACGAAAACACAGTAGAGCTATCAAACATTGCGATGGCAGATGGCGATGGGAATTCTCCAGGAAATAATCCAGATATTTCATTAACACTTATCAACACACAAGAAGAGTTTGCCTTAAAAAATACTTCTAACAATAGTGTAGAAGGAACTTCGGTTAGTTATAGAAATCCGAAAGTATACTTAAATCTTTATGTTTTGTTTAGTGTAGATAAATCTACGTATTCAGAATCATTAAAAAGTTTAACCAAAATACTAGCTTTTTTCCAAGGTAAAAAAGTATTTACCCATCAGAACACCAACTTTGAAGGCATAGAAGAGTTATCAGATTTAAAGACATTCAAATTTATAACACAACTATACACCCCTTCTTTTGAAGAACTGAACTATATATGGGGTACTTTAGGAGGAAAACAATACCCTTCTGTACTCTATAAAATCACCTTACTAGAAATAGAAAGAGATGTCATAACCAAAGAAGGTACTGTTGTCTCTGGTATCGAACAGCAATCTCTTATTAAAAATTAA
- a CDS encoding baseplate J/gp47 family protein: MSKIISSILQRNGTGQELRYIDALDPDNFELHDFTIEDWMLFAYNFAEKLHYFPTENHKIPAGNWQAFFKKITTAEIPFRGTRAYDKLKENIQATLEGYTKEGKLSPHLTLFVCFLQLLEFSKERFNKLTKRHLDFYYKEILQVQKREATPDQVHVIFELAKKMTNERIEEGTLLDAKKDSLGNPLVYETTKELIVNKASVAAIKTMYNNNSETLKKIKVSAVANTKDGFEEPLPEETPYWYPFGYPANGKNASELPDAEVGFAIASPMLLLQEGDRTVTITIDFKNNFEANTFNVSELLQTVQLFGSGKEKWIEPTLVAINNVNDGALVTTNQISFKFTLGYDADALVGYNEEFLLKKYNTSHPLVRFVFDVSTTEGYDFYRFLAGNALEKVTIKTAVKGVQSATVENDNGVVRTRKPFHPFTTRPIEGSNFSVSYNEAFSKKWNDFSVNLRWKNTPDDFREWYQAYLKSSSFSSILTYANKLSKSINPTDLIVKDYTYFKVEKRLVHAAGAAKETIGEIANLFKKEVVEDGDNEEVLYTSVFTVTNPGNAYEIDKAGPLQLSLEQSFLHELYPKLYALAISADNKNINLPNEPYTPLVESISIDYSAEEVLVMEEMNLEGNRIQLFHEHPFGQHEENYAEKKYLQEEKEIVDVFDKDTIQTVLVPNYCLGGYLFLGIEDLEPQQNLSLLIQVLEGSENPLVESFGENEKIHWSILCNNKWKTLENNILSNNTDNFLKSGIITFSIPKEATSNNTLLPSGYTWIKAHMNKSYDAVCKAIGIHAQAVKASFENNNNEVSHLKNGLPSGTIKKMVTRIPQIKSVSQPYSSFGGSPEESDANFYRRISERLRHKNRAITLWDYEHVILQEFPDIYKVKCLNHTSKTSFTAAGHVTLVVVPDTVNKNVFDIYQPRVSKATLNSVTQYINTLNTLHVQAEVINPNYEEVSIGLEVSFYEGYDENFYIEQLKTDITKFLSPWAFDETKEVTFGIMLHKSILIDYLEKLPYVDYLQNVTMNGDAKVYKITPSDPKSILVSAKTHRVSTVLTTCKGTKKITEPTCQL, encoded by the coding sequence ATGAGTAAAATCATTTCTAGCATATTACAACGAAACGGAACAGGACAAGAGCTGCGCTATATTGATGCATTAGATCCTGACAATTTCGAACTTCACGATTTTACTATAGAAGATTGGATGTTGTTTGCCTATAATTTTGCTGAAAAACTACATTATTTTCCAACAGAAAATCACAAAATACCCGCTGGAAATTGGCAAGCCTTTTTTAAAAAAATAACCACAGCAGAGATTCCCTTTAGAGGAACTAGAGCGTACGATAAATTAAAAGAAAACATTCAAGCAACCCTCGAAGGATATACTAAAGAAGGAAAACTGAGTCCGCATTTAACCTTGTTCGTTTGCTTTTTACAATTATTAGAATTTTCAAAAGAACGTTTTAATAAGTTAACCAAACGCCATTTAGATTTCTACTACAAAGAAATACTACAAGTTCAAAAGCGAGAAGCCACTCCCGACCAGGTGCATGTCATTTTTGAATTGGCAAAAAAAATGACGAACGAACGAATTGAAGAAGGAACTTTATTAGACGCAAAAAAAGATAGCCTCGGAAATCCGTTAGTATACGAAACGACTAAAGAACTCATCGTAAACAAAGCTTCGGTGGCAGCTATAAAAACGATGTATAATAACAATTCAGAAACGTTAAAAAAGATAAAAGTAAGTGCAGTAGCAAATACCAAAGACGGTTTTGAAGAACCACTACCCGAAGAGACTCCCTACTGGTATCCTTTCGGATATCCTGCAAACGGAAAAAATGCTTCTGAACTGCCAGATGCAGAAGTAGGTTTTGCAATTGCCTCACCCATGCTATTATTACAAGAAGGAGATAGAACGGTAACCATTACTATTGATTTTAAAAACAACTTTGAAGCCAATACTTTTAATGTAAGCGAATTGTTGCAAACCGTTCAATTATTTGGAAGTGGTAAAGAAAAATGGATAGAACCAACATTGGTTGCTATTAATAATGTAAACGATGGAGCGTTAGTTACCACCAATCAAATAAGTTTCAAATTTACTTTAGGCTATGATGCCGATGCATTGGTAGGCTATAATGAAGAATTTTTACTAAAAAAGTACAACACCTCACATCCGTTAGTACGTTTTGTGTTTGATGTTTCAACAACCGAAGGATATGATTTTTATAGATTCTTAGCAGGAAACGCACTTGAAAAAGTAACCATAAAAACAGCTGTTAAAGGAGTACAATCAGCAACTGTTGAAAACGATAACGGAGTGGTGAGAACCAGAAAACCATTTCATCCTTTTACTACACGCCCTATTGAAGGATCGAATTTTAGTGTAAGCTACAACGAAGCCTTCTCAAAAAAATGGAATGATTTCAGCGTAAACCTACGTTGGAAAAATACCCCAGATGATTTTAGAGAATGGTATCAAGCATACCTAAAATCATCAAGTTTTTCTTCAATCTTAACGTATGCAAATAAACTTAGTAAATCTATAAACCCAACAGACTTAATAGTTAAGGATTATACCTATTTTAAAGTAGAAAAGCGATTAGTCCATGCTGCAGGAGCAGCTAAAGAAACGATAGGAGAAATAGCCAACCTTTTTAAAAAAGAAGTTGTTGAAGACGGAGATAATGAAGAAGTATTGTATACCAGCGTTTTTACAGTAACCAACCCAGGAAATGCGTATGAAATTGATAAGGCAGGTCCGTTGCAACTATCCTTAGAACAATCATTTTTACACGAGTTGTACCCTAAACTCTATGCGCTGGCAATAAGTGCAGATAATAAAAATATTAACCTTCCTAACGAACCTTATACACCGCTAGTAGAATCTATTTCTATAGACTATTCAGCAGAGGAAGTTTTGGTGATGGAAGAAATGAACTTAGAAGGAAATCGCATACAATTGTTTCATGAACACCCTTTTGGGCAGCACGAAGAAAATTATGCAGAAAAGAAATACTTACAAGAAGAAAAAGAGATTGTCGATGTGTTCGATAAAGACACCATTCAAACTGTTTTAGTACCCAACTACTGTTTAGGAGGCTACCTATTTTTAGGAATAGAAGACCTAGAACCACAGCAAAACCTATCTTTATTAATTCAGGTGTTGGAAGGAAGTGAAAATCCATTAGTAGAAAGTTTTGGAGAAAACGAAAAGATACACTGGTCAATATTATGCAACAATAAATGGAAAACACTCGAAAACAATATCCTATCGAATAACACCGATAATTTCTTAAAATCAGGAATTATTACGTTTTCAATACCCAAAGAAGCTACTTCCAACAATACACTATTACCCTCAGGATATACTTGGATAAAAGCACACATGAACAAATCATACGATGCAGTATGTAAAGCCATAGGCATTCATGCACAAGCGGTAAAAGCATCGTTTGAGAATAACAATAATGAGGTAAGTCATTTAAAAAACGGATTACCAAGTGGAACCATTAAAAAAATGGTAACACGTATCCCACAAATTAAATCCGTTTCGCAACCGTATAGTTCTTTTGGAGGAAGTCCAGAAGAGTCAGACGCTAATTTTTACAGAAGAATCAGCGAGCGCTTACGCCATAAAAATAGAGCCATAACCTTGTGGGATTACGAGCATGTAATCCTTCAGGAATTCCCAGATATTTATAAAGTAAAATGCTTAAACCATACCTCAAAAACAAGTTTTACTGCGGCAGGTCATGTAACACTCGTAGTAGTGCCAGATACAGTAAATAAAAATGTATTCGACATCTATCAACCACGAGTAAGCAAAGCTACGTTAAATAGCGTAACACAGTATATTAATACATTAAACACGCTACACGTACAAGCAGAAGTTATCAACCCTAACTACGAAGAAGTAAGTATTGGACTCGAAGTAAGTTTTTATGAAG
- the gldA gene encoding gliding motility-associated ABC transporter ATP-binding subunit GldA, whose translation MSIQLTEISKIYGAQKAVNAISFEAEKGEIVGFLGPNGAGKSTTMKILTGFIQPSEGTVLVNGIDVVSNAIEAQRKIGYLPEHNPLYVEMYVREYLQFQASLHNMAKSNIDGVIEKVGLTNEAHKKINQLSKGYRQRVGLAAAILHDPEVLILDEPTTGLDPNQLVEIRQLIKDLGKDKTVLLSTHIMQEVEAMCDRVIIINKGKIVLDKPISELKTSNEQIIKVTFDYKLEEQFIKRLPNITAYKNTIENNWVLTFNTSEDMRPVIFDFAQENGLKILGLNTENKNLESLFRELTQ comes from the coding sequence ATGTCAATACAACTTACTGAAATATCGAAAATCTACGGAGCACAAAAAGCAGTGAATGCTATTTCTTTTGAAGCAGAAAAAGGAGAAATCGTAGGGTTTTTAGGTCCTAATGGGGCGGGGAAATCTACCACGATGAAAATCTTAACAGGATTTATACAACCTTCCGAAGGAACTGTATTGGTAAATGGAATTGATGTGGTATCAAATGCTATAGAAGCACAAAGAAAAATAGGATACTTACCAGAACATAATCCGTTATATGTAGAGATGTATGTGCGTGAGTATTTACAGTTTCAAGCATCTTTACACAACATGGCAAAATCTAATATAGACGGGGTTATCGAAAAAGTAGGGCTAACGAATGAAGCACACAAAAAAATAAATCAACTATCTAAAGGATATCGCCAACGTGTAGGGTTGGCAGCAGCTATTTTACACGATCCAGAAGTATTGATTTTAGATGAACCGACTACGGGGCTAGACCCAAATCAATTAGTAGAAATTCGACAATTAATAAAAGACTTAGGAAAAGATAAAACCGTATTGCTGTCTACGCACATTATGCAAGAAGTAGAAGCCATGTGCGACCGAGTTATAATTATTAACAAAGGAAAGATAGTACTTGATAAACCCATATCAGAACTTAAAACAAGTAACGAGCAAATCATAAAAGTAACGTTCGATTATAAATTAGAAGAACAGTTTATAAAACGCTTGCCAAATATTACAGCCTACAAAAATACAATAGAAAATAATTGGGTACTTACATTTAATACTTCAGAAGATATGCGTCCGGTAATTTTTGACTTCGCACAAGAAAACGGATTAAAAATCCTTGGATTGAATACCGAAAATAAAAATTTAGAAAGTTTGTTTAGAGAGTTGACTCAATAG
- a CDS encoding GPW/gp25 family protein: MENKKAFLGIGWDFPPEFSKDLSETIMISEEEDIKSSLEILLTTRLGERVMLPNYGCNLQELLFEKLDRTLITYAKDLIETAILYHEPRIDVLHIDVSETDPLGGMLVIKIEYRVRATNSRTNVVFPFYKGEGTDIN, encoded by the coding sequence ATGGAAAATAAAAAAGCATTTTTAGGAATAGGTTGGGATTTTCCGCCAGAATTTTCAAAAGACCTAAGTGAAACCATTATGATTTCTGAAGAAGAGGACATAAAAAGTAGCTTAGAAATATTGTTAACTACTCGATTAGGCGAACGTGTAATGCTACCCAATTATGGATGTAATTTACAAGAACTTCTTTTTGAAAAGTTAGATAGAACACTCATAACCTATGCCAAAGATTTAATAGAAACGGCCATTCTATATCACGAACCACGAATAGATGTACTTCATATTGATGTTTCAGAAACAGACCCCTTAGGAGGAATGTTAGTAATAAAAATTGAATACAGAGTTAGAGCTACCAATAGTAGAACCAATGTAGTTTTCCCTTTTTACAAAGGAGAAGGAACCGACATAAATTAA
- a CDS encoding DUF5908 family protein has protein sequence MPITIKELHIKINVDEKSASQGKTSGATNGNTAAIVAACVEEVMDILERQKQR, from the coding sequence ATGCCAATAACAATTAAAGAACTCCATATCAAAATTAATGTAGATGAAAAATCAGCATCACAAGGAAAAACAAGTGGAGCAACAAACGGAAATACAGCAGCGATAGTGGCAGCATGCGTGGAAGAGGTAATGGACATTTTAGAAAGACAAAAACAACGGTAA
- a CDS encoding phage tail protein: MSYYPPVGFSFQVAFEDISTSKGDNSFQSVSGLSVDLETEEIAEGGENRFKHTIPVRSKYPNLVLKRGMLVDSEVIKWCRKALENFEIKPVTVNVMLLGEDGDAIQNWEVRHAYPVKWTVGDFNAEESKLVIETLELTYNYFKVS; the protein is encoded by the coding sequence ATGAGCTATTATCCACCCGTAGGCTTTAGTTTTCAAGTAGCGTTTGAAGATATTTCAACTTCGAAAGGAGACAACTCATTTCAATCAGTTTCAGGTCTTTCAGTAGACCTTGAAACTGAAGAAATAGCCGAAGGAGGAGAAAACAGATTTAAACATACAATTCCAGTAAGATCAAAGTACCCAAACTTAGTATTAAAAAGAGGAATGTTGGTCGATTCCGAAGTGATTAAATGGTGTAGAAAAGCCTTAGAAAACTTCGAAATTAAACCTGTAACCGTGAATGTAATGTTGTTAGGCGAAGACGGAGATGCTATACAAAATTGGGAAGTAAGACATGCATATCCTGTAAAGTGGACGGTAGGAGACTTTAATGCCGAAGAAAGTAAGTTGGTTATTGAAACACTTGAATTAACCTATAATTATTTTAAAGTATCATAA
- a CDS encoding phage tail sheath family protein, with protein sequence MSAYKTPGVYIEEIVKFPPSVAQVETAIPAFIGYTEKATKKVKGDLKATPTRISSMLEYEMYFGVAKPEIGIKVTVEDEKVSVEAPNSIEKSPFLMYYSLQLYFANGGGPCYIVSVGRYGNINLLDGSDLQIKAITSVADFNTGLAEVRKIDEVTLIVFPDATALTDDTTFYDLYKAALTQCNELQDRFTIIDTRACDPTDPAFPNIGILRDKIGSEKDYLKYGAAYYPFLKTILDYRYDESSTDVTISTALPRNIQAEAQAISTAIDTTDLSTFLTDIATLSSTVDGFTGPDDDDDAVAEVPNVIAKINSIKHYLGTLEVELNKAVNLARTDGSATAEANALDTWITDEIETLQVDLNKAIDRLNNDDSKITVLNEISEDTGNSTSLQKVLGTHNDSTDSIVDKINTLIASGELQDLIDNLPTSSGSALVKTLNTIKTEDDALYNQIKAEISNLPLVLPPSSAMAGVYARVDSDRGVWKAPANVSLNYVIEPLVNVSHEDQQNLNVDTVAGKSINAIRSFVGKGNLVWGARTLAGNDNEWRYISVRRFFNMAEESIKKATEQFVFEPNDKNTWVRVKAMIDNFLTQQWRAGALAGPTPDKAFYVSVGLGETMTAQDVLEGNMILEIGMAVVRPAEFIILKFSHKMQEA encoded by the coding sequence ATGTCAGCGTACAAAACACCAGGAGTCTACATAGAGGAAATTGTAAAGTTTCCCCCTTCGGTAGCTCAAGTAGAAACAGCGATTCCAGCTTTTATTGGTTATACGGAGAAAGCAACCAAAAAAGTTAAAGGAGATTTAAAAGCAACACCGACACGCATTAGTTCTATGCTAGAATATGAAATGTATTTTGGTGTTGCCAAACCAGAAATAGGTATAAAGGTCACAGTGGAAGACGAAAAAGTATCGGTTGAAGCTCCTAATAGTATAGAAAAGTCACCTTTCTTGATGTATTATAGTTTACAGTTATATTTTGCCAATGGAGGAGGGCCTTGCTATATTGTTTCTGTAGGAAGATATGGTAATATCAATCTATTAGATGGGAGTGATTTACAAATAAAGGCTATTACTTCTGTTGCAGATTTTAATACTGGATTGGCAGAAGTAAGAAAAATTGATGAAGTAACTTTAATCGTATTTCCTGATGCAACTGCATTAACAGACGACACGACCTTTTACGACTTATACAAAGCTGCTTTAACTCAGTGTAATGAGTTACAAGATCGTTTTACGATAATAGATACGAGAGCATGCGATCCAACTGATCCTGCCTTTCCAAACATAGGGATTTTAAGAGATAAAATAGGTTCAGAAAAAGATTACCTCAAATACGGAGCGGCATATTACCCATTTCTTAAAACTATTTTAGATTATCGCTACGATGAATCTAGTACAGATGTAACTATAAGTACAGCTTTACCGAGAAACATTCAAGCGGAAGCACAAGCAATTTCAACGGCAATAGATACTACTGATTTATCCACTTTTTTAACTGATATAGCAACATTATCATCAACTGTTGATGGATTTACTGGTCCTGATGACGATGACGATGCTGTTGCTGAAGTACCTAATGTAATTGCAAAAATAAATAGCATTAAACACTATTTAGGTACTTTGGAGGTAGAATTGAATAAAGCTGTAAATCTCGCAAGAACAGATGGTAGTGCTACTGCTGAGGCCAATGCTTTAGATACATGGATAACTGATGAAATTGAAACATTACAAGTCGATTTGAACAAAGCTATTGACCGTTTGAATAATGATGACTCTAAAATAACAGTTTTAAATGAGATATCTGAAGACACTGGAAACAGTACGTCTTTACAAAAAGTATTAGGAACCCATAATGATTCTACAGATTCAATTGTAGATAAAATCAACACGTTAATAGCTTCGGGAGAACTTCAAGATTTAATAGATAATTTACCGACATCTAGTGGAAGTGCGTTGGTAAAGACTTTAAACACTATAAAAACGGAAGACGATGCTCTTTATAATCAAATAAAAGCAGAAATATCTAATTTACCGTTAGTATTACCACCGAGTAGTGCTATGGCAGGAGTGTATGCAAGGGTTGATTCAGACAGAGGTGTTTGGAAGGCGCCAGCTAATGTGAGTTTAAACTATGTTATTGAACCATTAGTAAATGTTTCTCACGAAGATCAGCAAAACTTAAATGTAGATACTGTTGCAGGAAAATCAATCAATGCTATTCGATCTTTTGTAGGAAAAGGAAATCTCGTATGGGGTGCAAGAACCTTAGCAGGAAACGATAATGAGTGGCGATACATATCCGTACGACGTTTCTTCAATATGGCAGAAGAATCTATTAAAAAAGCCACCGAACAATTTGTATTTGAGCCGAATGATAAAAATACTTGGGTACGTGTAAAAGCGATGATAGATAATTTCTTAACCCAACAATGGAGAGCAGGAGCTTTGGCAGGGCCTACACCCGATAAAGCATTTTATGTAAGTGTTGGTTTAGGAGAAACCATGACCGCTCAAGATGTTTTAGAAGGAAATATGATTTTAGAAATTGGAATGGCAGTAGTACGTCCTGCAGAATTTATCATCTTGAAGTTCTCACATAAAATGCAAGAAGCATAA